One part of the Xylanimonas allomyrinae genome encodes these proteins:
- a CDS encoding tripartite tricarboxylate transporter TctB family protein: MPRGRRLGELVFAVVVVGIGALVLFESRRIAVPGSVNTLGPRAFPAIVGGVLLVSGVAVLAQVLRGHLGREEGGEDVDLAVRTDWRTVAILAGVFVLHVLTINAAGWPVSAALLFAGSAVALGARPWWKAVLGGVVLALVIQIVFGGMLGLSLPPGPLLRGVPFLHG; this comes from the coding sequence GTGCCGCGGGGGCGCCGGCTCGGCGAGCTCGTGTTCGCCGTGGTCGTCGTGGGCATCGGGGCGCTGGTGCTCTTCGAGTCGCGGAGGATCGCCGTCCCGGGGTCGGTCAACACGCTCGGCCCGCGCGCCTTTCCCGCGATCGTGGGCGGCGTGCTGCTCGTCTCGGGCGTGGCCGTGCTCGCGCAGGTGCTGCGCGGGCACCTGGGCCGGGAGGAGGGCGGCGAGGACGTCGACCTCGCGGTGCGGACCGACTGGCGCACGGTCGCGATCCTCGCCGGGGTGTTCGTGCTGCACGTGCTCACCATCAACGCGGCCGGGTGGCCGGTGTCCGCGGCGCTGCTGTTCGCCGGGTCTGCCGTCGCTCTCGGGGCGCGGCCGTGGTGGAAGGCCGTGCTGGGCGGCGTCGTGCTCGCCCTCGTGATCCAGATCGTGTTCGGCGGGATGCTCGGGCTGAGCCTGCCGCCAGGTCCGCTGCTGAGGGGGGTGCCTTTCCTTCATGGGTGA
- a CDS encoding Bug family tripartite tricarboxylate transporter substrate binding protein: protein MRHARTVAAFVAAATLAGCSALSSGDQSRSGGSSDGGASRLSIVVPADPGGGWDQTGRAIQAVLEGEKLVPGATVTNVGGAGGTVGLANIATSSDPNLLLVMGLVMVGAVETNQSQARIEDTTPIARLTEEQEVIAVPIDSPYETIGDLVEAVRTHGKEVTITGGSAGGTDHILAALLLKAAGVAPDAIGDTLNYVAYSGGGESLAALLGHNVDAGVSGVSEYAEQVKAGTLRALAVSGAEREALLPDVPTLSESGYDVELTNWRGVVAPGSIDDAQRERLVALVTDLTKSDAWVQTLEERGWSDAFLAGDAFDTYLQGNIAEIKGVLHDIGLVG from the coding sequence ATGCGCCACGCAAGGACCGTCGCGGCGTTCGTCGCCGCAGCCACGCTCGCCGGATGCTCGGCGTTGTCGTCGGGCGACCAGAGCAGGTCGGGGGGGTCGAGCGACGGCGGGGCCTCGAGGCTCAGCATCGTCGTACCCGCAGACCCGGGCGGCGGCTGGGACCAGACGGGTCGTGCCATCCAGGCCGTGCTGGAAGGCGAGAAGCTCGTGCCCGGCGCGACCGTCACGAACGTCGGTGGTGCGGGCGGCACCGTCGGCCTGGCGAACATCGCGACGTCGAGCGACCCGAACCTGCTGCTGGTCATGGGCCTGGTCATGGTCGGGGCCGTCGAGACCAACCAGTCGCAGGCGCGCATCGAGGACACCACGCCGATCGCCCGCCTCACCGAGGAGCAGGAGGTCATCGCGGTGCCGATCGACTCGCCGTACGAGACGATCGGCGACCTGGTCGAGGCCGTGCGGACCCACGGCAAGGAGGTCACGATCACGGGCGGTTCCGCCGGCGGCACCGACCACATCCTGGCCGCGCTGCTGCTCAAGGCGGCCGGGGTGGCGCCCGACGCCATCGGGGACACGCTCAACTACGTCGCCTACTCGGGCGGCGGCGAGTCGCTCGCCGCGCTGCTGGGACACAACGTCGACGCGGGCGTCTCGGGCGTCAGCGAGTACGCGGAGCAGGTCAAGGCGGGCACGTTGCGTGCGCTGGCCGTCTCGGGTGCCGAGCGGGAGGCGCTGCTGCCCGACGTGCCGACCCTCAGCGAGTCGGGGTACGACGTCGAGCTGACCAACTGGCGGGGCGTCGTGGCCCCCGGCTCGATCGACGACGCGCAGCGCGAGCGGCTGGTCGCGCTGGTCACCGACCTGACGAAGTCGGACGCCTGGGTGCAGACGCTCGAGGAGCGGGGCTGGTCCGACGCGTTCCTCGCGGGCGACGCGTTCGACACCTACCTGCAGGGCAACATCGCCGAGATCAAGGGCGTGCTGCACGACATCGGGCTGGTCGGATGA
- a CDS encoding response regulator, translating to MVEDDPAVADLHRGYVESHPRFVAIATATTGAEALRLAAALHPDVVLLDLHLPDADGLDVLARLRTLPGPPADVVAATAAREVEAVRRARAGGVVHYLVKPFTAAALRERLDATWAARETLRRAAPELGQDDVDRLLAAASRPTAPPKGLSARSLRSVDEVLCEAADDGHPGLTASQVGAAVGMSRVSARRYLEHLVATGRADVTPRYGGRGGPRTCTGRGEAAGADAARRAA from the coding sequence GTGGTCGAGGACGACCCCGCCGTCGCGGACCTGCACCGCGGGTACGTCGAGAGCCACCCGCGCTTCGTGGCCATCGCGACCGCGACCACGGGCGCCGAGGCGTTGCGGCTCGCGGCGGCCCTGCACCCCGACGTCGTGCTGCTCGACCTCCACCTGCCCGACGCCGACGGGCTTGACGTGCTGGCCCGGCTGCGGACCCTGCCCGGCCCGCCCGCCGACGTCGTCGCCGCGACCGCGGCACGCGAGGTCGAGGCGGTGCGCCGGGCGCGCGCCGGCGGCGTCGTGCACTACCTTGTCAAGCCCTTCACCGCGGCCGCGCTGCGCGAACGGCTCGACGCCACATGGGCCGCGCGCGAGACGTTGCGGCGCGCAGCACCCGAGCTCGGGCAGGACGACGTCGACCGGCTGCTCGCCGCTGCGAGCCGGCCCACCGCCCCGCCCAAAGGACTGTCGGCGCGGTCGCTGCGCAGCGTCGACGAGGTGCTGTGCGAGGCAGCGGACGACGGCCACCCGGGGCTGACGGCCTCACAGGTGGGCGCGGCCGTCGGCATGTCCCGCGTGAGCGCGCGGCGCTACCTGGAGCACCTGGTCGCCACGGGGCGGGCCGACGTGACGCCACGGTACGGGGGCAGGGGCGGCCCGAGAACGTGTACCGGGCGCGGTGAGGCGGCGGGGGCAGACGCGGCCAGGCGGGCAGCGTGA
- a CDS encoding ABC transporter ATP-binding protein produces the protein MRARARHEGRHDRRAGHGRGRLPQPAPRVHAPPARRLRPHAPPPRSARDQCRARARGRARARARPAPAIRLEAVSRRYRRGRRGAVDALRDVSLEVADGERFGIVGESGAGKTTLLRLLAGLDAPTSGTVEVAGVTLAGPGAGRRGVAGSRAVARVRSELQLVFQDPQGSLDPRMTVADIVAEPLLNPANRRSLPQAATRAGRRSLVRELLDAVGLPADAADRYPHQFSGGQRQRISIARALVCRPRVLVADEPVSALDVSVRAQVLDLLARLADERGLTLVLVSHDLAVVRHLCDRVAVMRAGEIVEQGTTAQVWDAPRHEYTRRLQAATPTLARG, from the coding sequence GTGCGAGCGCGTGCTCGTCATGAAGGACGGCACGATCGTCGAGCAGGGCACGGTCGAGGACGTCTTCCGCAGCCCGCGCCACGAGTACACGCGCCGCCTGCTCGACGCCTCCGACCTCACGCCCCGCCGCCGCGCAGCGCACGCGACCAATGCCGAGCCCGAGCCCGAGGCCGCGCCCGCGCCCGCGCCCGGCCCGCCCCCGCCATCCGCCTCGAGGCCGTCTCACGGCGCTACCGCCGCGGCCGGCGCGGCGCCGTCGACGCCCTGCGCGACGTGTCCCTGGAGGTCGCCGACGGCGAGCGCTTCGGCATCGTCGGCGAGTCGGGCGCCGGCAAGACGACGCTCCTGCGGCTGCTCGCCGGGCTCGACGCGCCGACGTCGGGCACCGTCGAGGTCGCCGGCGTCACCCTCGCCGGGCCCGGTGCCGGCCGCCGGGGCGTCGCCGGGTCGCGCGCCGTCGCGCGCGTACGCAGCGAGCTGCAGCTCGTGTTCCAGGACCCGCAGGGATCGCTCGACCCGCGCATGACGGTCGCCGACATCGTGGCCGAGCCGCTCCTCAACCCCGCCAACCGGCGCTCGCTGCCGCAGGCGGCCACGCGGGCGGGGCGCCGGTCGCTGGTGCGTGAGCTGCTCGACGCCGTCGGCCTGCCCGCCGACGCCGCCGATCGCTACCCGCACCAGTTCAGCGGCGGTCAGCGCCAGCGCATCTCGATCGCGCGGGCGCTCGTGTGCCGTCCGCGGGTGCTGGTGGCCGACGAGCCCGTCAGCGCCCTCGACGTGTCGGTGCGGGCGCAGGTGCTCGACCTGCTCGCCCGGCTCGCGGACGAGCGCGGGCTGACGCTGGTCCTGGTCTCGCACGACCTGGCCGTGGTGCGCCACCTGTGCGACCGCGTCGCCGTCATGCGCGCGGGCGAGATCGTCGAGCAGGGCACCACCGCGCAGGTGTGGGACGCCCCGCGGCACGAGTACACGCGCCGCCTCCAGGCGGCGACCCCGACGCTCGCGCGCGGGTAG
- a CDS encoding ABC transporter permease, translating to MAVVVVTALVSLVWTPYDPVRAVPAVRLQGPSAAHWLGTDRFGRDVLSQIMAGARITLYVGVVAVGIAAVVGVPVGIVAGMRRGVPGLLLMRASDVLLAFPGLLLAIVLGAAFGSGTTTAMVALGIGAIPAFARVARSGTLQVMRTDYVLAARAANRPAWAIAWRHVLPNIAGIVVVQCSVNFGLAVLAEAALSFLGLGTAPPTPSWGRMLQESQQFLGVHDNLAIAPGVAIAVAVLGFNLLGDGLRDVLDPRLKGLR from the coding sequence GTGGCCGTCGTCGTCGTGACCGCTCTCGTCTCGCTCGTGTGGACGCCGTACGACCCGGTGCGGGCCGTGCCCGCCGTCCGCCTCCAGGGCCCGAGCGCCGCGCACTGGCTCGGCACCGACCGGTTCGGCCGCGACGTGCTGTCGCAGATCATGGCCGGCGCCCGCATCACGCTGTACGTCGGCGTGGTCGCCGTCGGGATCGCGGCCGTCGTCGGCGTGCCGGTGGGCATCGTGGCCGGCATGCGCCGGGGGGTGCCCGGACTGCTGCTCATGCGTGCCTCGGACGTGCTGCTCGCCTTCCCCGGCCTGCTGCTCGCGATCGTCCTGGGCGCCGCGTTCGGGTCCGGGACGACGACGGCGATGGTCGCCCTCGGCATCGGCGCGATCCCCGCGTTCGCGCGCGTCGCACGATCGGGCACCCTCCAGGTCATGCGCACCGACTACGTGCTCGCGGCGCGTGCCGCGAACCGGCCGGCGTGGGCGATCGCGTGGCGGCACGTGCTGCCCAACATCGCCGGGATCGTCGTGGTGCAGTGCTCGGTCAACTTCGGCCTCGCGGTGCTCGCCGAGGCCGCGCTGTCGTTCCTCGGGCTCGGCACCGCGCCCCCGACGCCGTCGTGGGGGCGCATGCTCCAGGAGTCGCAGCAGTTCCTGGGGGTGCACGACAACCTGGCGATCGCGCCGGGCGTCGCCATCGCCGTCGCGGTGCTGGGCTTCAACCTGCTGGGCGACGGCCTGCGCGACGTGCTCGACCCGCGCCTCAAGGGGCTGCGATGA
- a CDS encoding ABC transporter permease has translation MRRQVGWLAGQFVATLALASALVFLVLRVLPGDAAVVALGVNATPEALARWRAEHGTDRPLLAQYGDWMGGLLRGDFGTSFVTGHDLTTLIADRVQVTLILVGLGMLLAVLVAVPLGTIAAVTHRSAWGTVIAGASQVGVAVPNFLVGVLLVSFVAVHVGWLPAGGWTPPAVDPAGFWRHAILPAVSLGTVQAAVMTRYVRSAVLEVMREDFLRTARAAGHTRTSALVRHGLRNAGVPVVTVVGVQLAAMLVGAVVVERVFVVPGLGSLLVDSVQQRDLQAVQSIVVVLVALVVVVNFVVDLLYTVLDPRLRVAR, from the coding sequence GTGAGGCGACAGGTCGGCTGGCTCGCGGGGCAGTTCGTCGCGACGCTCGCGCTGGCCAGCGCCCTCGTGTTCCTCGTGCTGCGCGTGCTGCCCGGCGACGCCGCCGTCGTCGCGCTCGGCGTCAACGCGACCCCCGAGGCCCTCGCGCGGTGGCGTGCCGAGCACGGCACCGACAGGCCGCTGCTGGCCCAGTACGGCGACTGGATGGGTGGCCTGCTGCGCGGGGACTTCGGCACGTCCTTCGTCACGGGCCACGACCTGACGACGCTGATCGCCGACCGCGTCCAGGTGACCCTCATTCTCGTGGGGCTGGGCATGCTGCTCGCGGTGCTCGTGGCGGTCCCGCTCGGCACGATCGCGGCCGTGACGCACCGCTCGGCGTGGGGCACCGTCATCGCGGGCGCCTCGCAGGTGGGTGTGGCGGTGCCGAACTTCCTGGTGGGCGTGCTGCTCGTCTCGTTCGTCGCGGTGCACGTCGGCTGGCTGCCCGCCGGCGGATGGACCCCGCCCGCGGTCGATCCGGCCGGGTTCTGGCGGCACGCGATCCTCCCCGCGGTGTCGCTCGGCACCGTGCAGGCAGCCGTCATGACGCGCTACGTGCGCTCGGCCGTGCTGGAGGTCATGCGCGAGGACTTCCTGCGCACCGCGCGAGCCGCCGGCCACACGCGCACGTCGGCGCTCGTGCGGCACGGGCTGCGCAACGCGGGCGTGCCCGTCGTGACGGTCGTGGGCGTGCAGCTCGCGGCGATGCTCGTGGGTGCCGTCGTCGTCGAGCGCGTGTTCGTGGTGCCGGGGCTCGGGTCGCTGCTGGTCGACTCGGTGCAGCAGCGGGACCTGCAGGCCGTCCAGTCGATCGTGGTGGTGCTCGTGGCGCTCGTCGTGGTGGTCAACTTCGTCGTCGACCTGCTGTACACGGTGCTCGACCCCCGGCTGCGGGTGGCGCGATGA
- a CDS encoding ABC transporter substrate-binding protein: MARPASRLTSPSAPDRVQHGTQHGTRRGTRRSISRSARLRPHAFGAALAALMVAALAACTAGSTAQDPSASPGAARTDVTIAVGAEPVNLDFTTTSGAAIPQLLMNNVYETLVKIDQDGSLVPLLATSWDVSDDRTQYTFHLRQGVTFSDGRPFTADDVVASFDRVRTDWLNAIKGKMDVVASTEKVDDATVRVTLSQPSNAWLFNLGTSVGAIFPATLDFDLKTAAVGTGPYEVTQVRQGDRIVLAGRDDYWGGPARLTTVTVRYLTDTTAAVNALRAGDVDMLFNSATGDQVRQLAGNAAFQVVEGTSTGDVLLSFNNRTAPFDDVRVRQAFAYAIDRQAVMDTASAGYGTLVGAMVTPQDPFYEDLTGVHPYDPDKARALLAEAGQQNLRVTFDVPNLAYATTAAELIVSQLAEVGVTATISTLEFPAVWLDKVFTRHDFQMSVIQHSEANDMLTVFHRDYYLGYDDSVIAPIAARADAGTPEEFVTGMKQVARQIVDDAGGVVLYLAPTLIVADKGLTGIAANAVTESMDLTTLAWTS; this comes from the coding sequence ATGGCACGCCCCGCCTCGCGCCTCACCAGCCCCAGCGCCCCTGACCGTGTCCAGCACGGAACCCAGCACGGAACCCGGCGCGGAACCCGGCGCAGCATCAGCCGCAGCGCCCGGCTCCGCCCCCATGCCTTCGGGGCCGCGCTCGCCGCTCTCATGGTCGCCGCGCTCGCCGCCTGCACGGCCGGCAGCACCGCGCAGGACCCGAGCGCGAGCCCGGGCGCGGCGCGCACCGACGTCACGATCGCCGTCGGCGCGGAGCCGGTCAACCTCGACTTCACGACGACGTCGGGTGCCGCGATCCCGCAGCTCCTCATGAACAACGTCTACGAGACGCTCGTCAAGATCGACCAGGACGGCAGCCTCGTGCCGCTGCTCGCGACGAGCTGGGACGTCTCCGACGACCGCACGCAGTACACGTTCCACCTGCGCCAGGGCGTGACGTTCTCCGACGGCCGCCCGTTCACGGCCGACGACGTCGTGGCGAGCTTCGACCGCGTCCGCACCGACTGGCTCAACGCGATCAAGGGCAAGATGGACGTCGTCGCGAGCACCGAGAAGGTCGACGACGCGACCGTGCGCGTGACGCTGTCGCAGCCGTCGAACGCGTGGCTGTTCAACCTCGGCACGTCGGTGGGCGCGATCTTCCCCGCGACGCTCGACTTCGACCTCAAGACGGCCGCGGTCGGCACGGGGCCCTACGAGGTCACGCAGGTGCGCCAGGGCGACCGCATCGTCCTGGCGGGCCGCGACGACTACTGGGGCGGCCCGGCCCGCCTCACGACGGTCACGGTCCGCTACCTGACCGACACGACGGCCGCGGTCAACGCGCTGCGCGCGGGCGACGTCGACATGCTGTTCAACTCGGCCACGGGCGACCAGGTGCGCCAGCTCGCGGGCAACGCCGCCTTCCAGGTCGTCGAGGGCACCTCGACGGGTGACGTGCTGCTGTCGTTCAACAACCGCACCGCCCCGTTCGACGACGTGCGCGTGCGGCAGGCGTTCGCCTACGCCATCGACCGCCAGGCCGTCATGGACACCGCCTCGGCCGGGTACGGCACGCTCGTCGGCGCGATGGTCACACCGCAGGACCCGTTCTACGAGGACCTCACGGGTGTCCACCCCTACGACCCGGACAAGGCGCGCGCGCTGCTCGCCGAGGCGGGCCAGCAGAACCTGCGCGTCACGTTCGACGTGCCCAACCTCGCCTACGCGACGACGGCGGCCGAGCTCATCGTGTCCCAGCTCGCCGAGGTGGGCGTCACCGCGACCATCTCGACGCTCGAGTTCCCGGCCGTCTGGCTCGACAAGGTGTTCACCCGCCACGACTTCCAGATGTCGGTCATCCAGCACTCCGAGGCGAACGACATGCTGACGGTCTTCCACCGCGACTACTACCTCGGCTACGACGACTCCGTCATCGCCCCGATCGCCGCGCGAGCCGACGCGGGCACCCCCGAGGAGTTCGTCACCGGCATGAAGCAGGTGGCGCGCCAGATCGTCGACGACGCGGGCGGCGTCGTGCTGTACCTGGCCCCGACGCTCATCGTCGCCGACAAGGGGCTGACGGGCATCGCGGCGAACGCCGTCACGGAGTCCATGGACCTGACCACCCTGGCGTGGACCTCCTGA
- a CDS encoding exodeoxyribonuclease III — protein sequence MRLATWNVNSVRARADRVVAFLERSGTDVLAIQETKCRDDQFPYLAFEAAGYEVAHVGFSQWNGVAVISRVGIDDVELAFAGQPGFAKAPAVASGPGVDGGAGQAPAAEDAPDPVHEARALGATCGGVRVWSLYVPNGRALDDPHYTYKLAWLDALRAQATRWLGEDPAAQVALVGDWNVAPLDTDVWDMAPFDGATHVSAPERAAFAAFADAGYREVSREHLPAEHTYTFWDYKQLAFPKNKGMRIDFAWASPALAERVTGVTIDREERKGKGASDHVPVILDLDGD from the coding sequence GTGCGACTTGCCACCTGGAACGTGAACTCCGTCCGCGCCCGCGCCGACCGCGTCGTGGCCTTCCTCGAACGTTCGGGCACCGACGTGCTCGCGATCCAGGAGACCAAGTGCCGCGACGACCAGTTCCCCTACCTCGCGTTCGAGGCCGCCGGGTACGAGGTCGCGCACGTCGGGTTCTCGCAGTGGAACGGCGTCGCCGTGATCTCGCGCGTCGGGATCGACGACGTCGAGCTCGCCTTCGCGGGGCAGCCCGGGTTCGCCAAGGCCCCCGCGGTCGCCAGCGGCCCCGGCGTCGACGGCGGCGCGGGGCAGGCCCCCGCGGCCGAGGACGCCCCCGACCCGGTGCACGAGGCGCGCGCGCTCGGCGCGACGTGTGGCGGGGTGCGCGTGTGGTCGCTCTACGTGCCCAACGGGCGCGCGCTCGACGACCCGCACTACACGTACAAGCTGGCGTGGCTCGACGCGCTGCGCGCGCAGGCGACGCGCTGGCTCGGCGAGGACCCGGCCGCGCAGGTCGCGCTCGTCGGCGACTGGAACGTCGCCCCGCTCGACACCGACGTGTGGGACATGGCGCCGTTCGACGGCGCGACGCACGTCTCGGCGCCCGAGCGGGCCGCGTTCGCGGCGTTCGCGGACGCCGGCTACCGCGAGGTCTCGCGCGAGCACCTGCCGGCCGAGCACACCTACACGTTCTGGGACTACAAGCAGCTCGCGTTCCCGAAGAACAAGGGCATGCGGATCGACTTCGCGTGGGCGTCGCCCGCGCTCGCGGAGCGCGTGACGGGCGTGACGATCGACCGCGAGGAACGCAAGGGCAAGGGCGCCAGCGACCACGTCCCGGTCATCCTCGACCTCGACGGGGACTGA
- a CDS encoding NAD(P)-dependent alcohol dehydrogenase has translation MRTLAAVATAPKTDLSVTELELDECRPDELRVRMVASGVCHTDAIVRDQWYPTPLPAVLGHEGSGVVEAVGADVTGFSPGDRVVLAPASCGACTQCIAGHPQYCEQFYAYNFGGSRPDGSTQFTDDGVAVSSNFFGQSSFSQYVNVKARNAVTVSDTVPLELLGPLGCGIMTGAGSVLNVLRPGAGDSIAIFGTGAVGMAAMLAAVAAGATTVVMVDIVQSRLDLALQLGATHVVNSTEADPVERIKEITGGGARYALDTTGVPAVFAQMTRSLALLGVGGLVGAAPLGTDAPFDIGTLLTSGITIKMIVEGDSIPREFIPRLISLYEAGKFPFDKLVTTYEFADINRAFADSESGATIKPVLLFPRA, from the coding sequence GTGAGAACTCTTGCTGCCGTTGCGACGGCTCCGAAGACCGACCTGAGCGTCACGGAGCTCGAGCTCGACGAGTGCCGCCCGGACGAGCTGCGGGTGCGGATGGTCGCCTCCGGTGTGTGCCACACCGACGCGATCGTCCGCGACCAGTGGTACCCGACGCCGCTGCCCGCCGTGCTGGGGCACGAAGGGTCGGGGGTCGTGGAGGCCGTCGGCGCCGACGTGACCGGCTTCTCGCCGGGGGACAGGGTGGTGCTCGCTCCCGCGTCGTGCGGAGCCTGCACGCAGTGCATCGCCGGGCACCCGCAGTACTGCGAGCAGTTCTACGCCTACAACTTCGGCGGCTCCCGGCCCGACGGCTCGACGCAGTTCACCGACGACGGCGTGGCCGTGTCGTCGAACTTCTTCGGGCAGTCCTCGTTCTCGCAGTACGTCAACGTCAAGGCCCGCAACGCCGTCACCGTGAGCGACACGGTCCCGCTGGAACTGCTCGGCCCGCTCGGCTGCGGGATCATGACCGGCGCCGGATCCGTCCTGAACGTGCTGCGCCCCGGCGCGGGCGACTCGATCGCGATCTTCGGCACCGGCGCCGTCGGCATGGCGGCGATGCTCGCCGCGGTCGCCGCCGGCGCGACGACCGTCGTCATGGTGGACATCGTGCAGTCCCGGCTGGACCTCGCGCTCCAGCTCGGCGCCACCCACGTCGTCAACTCCACCGAGGCCGACCCGGTCGAGCGCATCAAGGAGATCACCGGAGGCGGCGCGCGCTACGCGCTCGACACGACCGGCGTCCCCGCGGTGTTCGCGCAGATGACCAGATCGCTGGCCCTCCTGGGTGTCGGGGGGCTGGTCGGGGCCGCGCCGCTCGGCACGGACGCGCCCTTCGACATCGGCACGCTGCTGACCAGCGGCATCACCATCAAGATGATCGTGGAGGGAGACTCGATCCCCCGCGAGTTCATCCCCCGGCTGATCAGCCTGTACGAGGCCGGCAAGTTCCCGTTCGACAAGCTCGTCACGACGTACGAGTTCGCCGACATCAACCGTGCCTTCGCCGACTCCGAGTCGGGCGCGACCATCAAGCCCGTGCTGCTCTTCCCGCGGGCATAG
- a CDS encoding NAD(+)/NADH kinase, giving the protein MSQTPRVVVVHRRTEYDELIATHGTRGQAAFFLRGRGRDIAELEERDQRTRQAVAAAAAAVPVDWRRGSVERSDVARFLFAPDDVVVVVGQDGLVANVAKYLDGQPVIGIDPEPGRNAGVLVTHAPRDLGDLLHAVGQVTERTMVRATADDGQVLLALNEVFVGHPSHQTARYELRTPHDQVEAQASSGVLVATGTGATGWCRSVARERHSPLALPAPTERRLVWYVREAWPSPATGASLTEGELDGSDLALTVASDRLVAFGDGIESDALTLTWGQTVRVGRAPTALRLVV; this is encoded by the coding sequence ATGAGCCAGACGCCTCGCGTCGTCGTCGTCCACCGCCGCACCGAGTACGACGAGCTGATCGCGACGCACGGCACCCGCGGCCAGGCCGCGTTCTTCCTGCGTGGCCGCGGGCGCGACATCGCCGAGCTCGAAGAGCGTGACCAGCGCACCCGGCAGGCGGTCGCGGCAGCGGCCGCGGCCGTCCCCGTCGACTGGCGCCGCGGGAGCGTCGAGCGGAGTGACGTCGCCCGCTTCCTGTTCGCCCCCGACGACGTCGTCGTCGTGGTCGGGCAGGACGGCCTCGTCGCCAACGTGGCCAAGTACCTCGACGGGCAGCCGGTGATCGGCATCGACCCCGAGCCCGGTCGCAACGCCGGCGTGCTCGTCACGCACGCTCCGCGCGACCTCGGCGACCTGCTGCACGCCGTCGGCCAGGTGACCGAGCGCACCATGGTGCGTGCGACGGCCGACGACGGGCAGGTGCTGCTCGCCCTCAACGAGGTCTTCGTCGGGCACCCGAGCCACCAGACCGCACGGTACGAGCTGCGCACGCCGCACGACCAGGTCGAGGCGCAGGCGTCCTCGGGCGTGCTCGTGGCGACCGGGACGGGCGCGACGGGCTGGTGCCGGTCGGTCGCCCGCGAACGCCACAGCCCGCTCGCACTGCCCGCGCCGACGGAGCGCCGGCTGGTCTGGTACGTGCGCGAGGCGTGGCCCTCGCCCGCTACGGGGGCCAGCCTGACCGAGGGCGAGCTCGACGGGAGCGACCTCGCGCTGACGGTCGCCTCCGACCGGCTGGTCGCGTTCGGCGACGGCATCGAGAGCGACGCGCTCACCCTGACCTGGGGCCAGACGGTCCGCGTCGGTCGCGCGCCGACGGCGCTGCGGCTCGTCGTCTGA
- a CDS encoding SPFH domain-containing protein, with translation MADITRYPIRRHLRGSSTTHVELISKGRTVRSGVGASFWFRPLSAVLNEVPVDDRELPLLFHARTSDFQDVTVQATVTYRVTDPATAAGRIDFSIDPTSGRWRSTPLDQVAGMLTESAQQYAIDLLAAVDLAGATAGGVGPVRAVIAEGLRSDERLAATGLTVVGVRVVALRPEPEVEKALRTPTRELVQQEADRATFERRAVAVERERAIGENELQTKIELARREEQLVRQRGANARREAEESAAADAIVAQASADRTVTTAQARAEETRLAGAAQGEAEAARVAAYRDVPEAVLLALAVRELAANLPKIDTLVLSPDLVTQALARFGTGAAA, from the coding sequence ATGGCCGACATCACGCGCTACCCCATCCGCCGCCACCTGCGCGGGTCGAGCACCACGCACGTCGAGCTGATCAGCAAGGGCCGCACGGTCCGCTCCGGCGTCGGGGCGTCGTTCTGGTTCCGGCCGCTGAGCGCCGTCCTGAACGAGGTGCCCGTCGACGACCGCGAGCTGCCCCTGCTGTTCCACGCCCGCACCAGCGACTTCCAGGACGTCACCGTGCAGGCCACCGTGACCTACCGCGTGACCGACCCCGCGACCGCCGCCGGCCGCATCGACTTCTCGATCGACCCGACGTCGGGCAGGTGGCGCAGCACCCCGCTCGATCAGGTGGCGGGCATGCTCACCGAGTCGGCCCAGCAGTACGCCATCGACCTGCTGGCCGCCGTCGACCTCGCCGGAGCCACCGCGGGTGGCGTCGGCCCCGTCCGGGCCGTCATCGCCGAAGGGCTGCGCTCCGACGAACGGCTGGCCGCGACGGGCCTCACCGTCGTCGGCGTGCGCGTGGTCGCGCTGCGGCCCGAGCCCGAGGTCGAGAAGGCGCTGCGGACCCCGACCCGCGAGCTCGTCCAGCAGGAGGCCGACCGGGCGACCTTCGAACGGCGCGCCGTCGCCGTCGAACGCGAGCGGGCGATCGGCGAGAACGAGCTGCAGACGAAGATCGAGCTCGCACGCCGCGAGGAACAGCTCGTGCGCCAGCGCGGCGCCAACGCCCGCCGCGAGGCCGAGGAGAGCGCGGCCGCCGACGCCATCGTCGCGCAGGCCTCGGCCGACCGGACCGTCACGACCGCCCAGGCGCGGGCCGAGGAAACCCGCCTCGCCGGGGCGGCCCAGGGCGAGGCCGAGGCCGCACGGGTCGCCGCCTACCGCGACGTGCCCGAGGCGGTGCTGCTCGCGCTCGCCGTCCGGGAGCTCGCCGCGAACCTGCCGAAGATCGACACGCTGGTGCTCAGCCCCGACCTGGTCACCCAGGCGCTGGCCCGGTTCGGAACGGGGGCGGCGGCATGA
- a CDS encoding NrtR DNA-binding winged helix domain-containing protein: protein MYEVVWGTTLDPRNFHRKVTGTAGFLRPTDQTTTRDGGRPARLYEVGTVAHLHPPLLR from the coding sequence GTGTACGAGGTGGTCTGGGGCACCACGCTCGACCCGCGCAACTTCCACCGCAAGGTCACCGGCACCGCGGGGTTCCTGCGCCCGACCGACCAGACCACCACCCGCGACGGCGGGCGCCCCGCCCGCCTCTACGAGGTCGGGACGGTGGCACACCTGCACCCGCCCCTGCTGCGGTGA